In Corylus avellana chromosome ca8, CavTom2PMs-1.0, the genomic stretch aaagcttaaatttgaGCCCAATTATATATGCTAATATTCAGAAACGGAAAGGGAGTAAACTNNNNNNNNNNNNNNNNNNNNNNNNNNNNNNNNNNNNNNNNNNNNNNNNNNNNNNNNNNNNNNNNNNNNNNNNNNNNNNNNNNNNNNNNNNNNNNNNNNNNNNNNNNNNNNNNNNNNNNNNNNNNNNNNNNNNNNNNNNNNNNNNNNNNNNAAACCATCCTACTGGCCCTTAGCAACAAAAAGTTTTGGCCCCGGCCTACGATAGTTTTTGACTCGGTCTTGCTAATATTAATTACTCAGCATTTATAACACCTTACCAAAATCAtattcaaaccttttttttacaGCCAAAGTGCATACTCCACACTAAATTAATGTTTGGTTCATATATTATTAGTCATGGAATGTTTCCTATAATACTAAAACTCTATAAACtacatcttatttttattaaataatctaATAATAGGTAAGAGGTTTCTTTATATAgaagctaaaaataaaaaaaaaactcccatATATAAGAATGCGGTACAAGCCACATATTCTCTGATAGTTAGAGATTAACGAAGAGGATTTAAATCTTTATGACCGCGGCTAGTACAAAAGATGTTCAGAGCTTTTGCTGTGTTTCTTTGGGGAATGAATAGTATGGTTTCTGTCTCGATTTCTGCCTGGGCACGTCATGAAAGAAAACGCGTCGACGTTGCACGTGTAGTATGATCAGGTAATAAAATGGTGCAGATCTTTGGTGACTCACCCAAGTAAAAGATAACAACAGCTACGATCTACTGCTGCTGCTCTATATTCAAATTACATAAGCCTACATGCCTggccctcttttttttttttttaatttaatttttgctttgtttgtttctcCCTTCTATTGGGGCTAGGGGCCTACTTCTTGTGGTAAGGTACGGTCATCTTTAGACCTTTAGGCCATTGATTGGCCTCGACATTTTCACCttaaaaattagtaaattcTCTAGGACTATCCAAATTTACAAAATTACCTTTAAATTTGTACCCattttgaagttcaaatttttttaattaaagatattaaactttttatttactttaatttttgctttctacccatatttagaatatttttattttttaaaattaaaaaataagaatattttgaaaaattttgcaAATTCTAGCAAGAAAATCTTAACGACAGAAATAaggtaattgaaataaataatagttCGAAATCTTTaatcaaaagtttttaaactttgaaaaaatatggtCAAAATAAGTGAAAATTCATaagaattttgtaaaatttttcttaaaaaatgctaGTTATTGATGTCCAAATATGAGTACAAAACTTATATATAAGTCAATTCTAATTTAATTTAGGGTAAATTCCACATATCCCCtaaaactaccacccaattaacaatgtcccctcaaacttttaattgtgataatgttccctccaaactaccaaaacattaacaatgtctcccccaaggctagcaataagacaaaaatgttcCTATAGAATTCTCAATAAGATAacaatatccctataaattaaaaaaaaaaatttgatttttttttaaaaaacgaaaatttttaatttaaaaataatatgtttttttaaaaaaaaaaacaacattaaaaaaaaaaaaaactatttttaaaaactttttagggatttttttttttaaaaaaaagaatctattttttttttaatttagttttaaaatacaaaaaatttcattttattaagcgaaaattttattttttttaaacgtaaatttttatttaaataaaatcaaataaaaaaacgaaaattttcaatttttataaaaataaaaaaataaatctaaattttttaaatttttttcttataaaattgattttaaaaaagaaaaaattggccaagtttgaatttttttttgttagttttaggttttttctataagttttagtatttttgtttatattttactaagagtaattttgtcattgggaggaatattaacaatttttagtagtttgggaaggacattgtcacaattgaaagtttagggacaACACTGTCAATTGAGTGAGTTAAAATCTCACAATcctttaatctatttaataaaGTGAGTCAAAACCTCTAatcataatttattaatttgatgttaaattttatattaaatttgtatattgCATTGCAGGAAAGGAAGAGGGGTTAGGGATGTTGGGAGCAGGTGAACAAGATTAGGtagtaataaataaaagagggtCAGGGACGGACCTGGCAGCACCGACCTATGGGGGACATGTCTCGTAGATGAGTCCCCTTATTTGATGTTGAGGataaaaccaaattcaatcatAGTGGACCGCCATCTTTCTTGGAATCCAAGGTAGCAGCTATTAATTACTGAAGTGGGCCATTCTTCCCTCGGACTGTCCAGTCAGTTTCAATCGGAGAGGTCCAATCTTTGTTAATTCAGGGGtattcttgttaaaaaaaaaaaaacattttgaacaATAATACTCCTACTAATACAGGGATGGGAATCCCTCGTCCGTTTGGAcgggagaggatccttctccctTTCCTCGTCCTCTTCCATGTTtctgttcttgttcttgttcctGTTTCTGTCTTTGTGCCTATTTCGCCTTCGACAGtatttagtgtatttttttgtagtttcttCCGACTTtgtttattacttttttgttttagatttagaGTTAATTTTTCAAACTCAGATTTACTCGTCTCACCAGCCAAGGTGTGTCTTCTCAAGAATGTTTTATGATGATGTGTTCATTTGCTGCTGCTTATATtagggattttgttttttattgttatttttgtcATCATCTTTGGGTGGAAGACGTGCGTTATTTTCCTAATCTTTTAGGCCAAGGAGAAGATCGATGTGGAGATTATTTCTCACGGCCAGAAAATAATGTTTGAGAATTTTGGTTACTCAAGTCTTATATCTAGTATACCCTGAACATTTATGTTTTATAACTATAATTGTACATTGGTTAGCGAAAGCTGAAgttatagataatatttgattcctaataattttctaattgaattaatgattttgtaatctcataattttttactattatttattaGAGAGTAAAATGTAAGaattttatgctcttgatcttttattaatgaaatctGACAATATTCgtattaagaaaaagaaaagaaaagataaaaggtagcagctttataaataattaacaaGCCCGTCACTTTCTGGGCCTATAGCTGGGCAATTAATATGCCGAATTTGCCTCAGGGCCTGCCCTACTCACCCTAAAATAATCTTGGAATCTTTACACGTGACAATTGTTACTAATTTGGACATATTCATAGTGTGGGGGTTGTGTGAGTCAGTGTGACTCATTTGATTGTGCTATCCCACCCTCATAGAGATGGGGGCTGCTTGAAATATGTGGGTTTTCTAGCCATTTTCTTCATGAATGGTATACATTGTTAGCGTTTCAAAAACTCCAAATTTAAGAGATTCGAATATGAGGGAGCAGAGGGACCTAGCAATAATTAAGGATGATAATTTCGGGTCTTGTCAAAAgtaaatatgtatataaaattataCACGCTAATTTTAatatgacccatttaattaaatcggtcaaatctttcaattttaactcttaaattttatattaacaTCAAGTTGAGTTCAAGTCATGTCgaatatgaatataaaattatatatattaattgtaatttgattcatttaattaaataaatttaatttttaattcttaatgATTTAATTTCGTATTAATTTATGTCTAATTTGAgaattatgtcaaaaaaaaaaaaattggctataAATAGGAAAGAAATGAATTTGAATGAGTGCTTGGAGTCCTATGTGGACTCTTTTTCAAAGTATTGTCGAAAATAGTAACAGTTTACTAAGACAAATTACGGAGATCCGAATGCGGCTTGGCCGCATTTGGTCCACTACTTTTGATTGATAATCAGAGAAATATAATGAGGAATTAAAACACACGTGAGAGTGCGGTGTTCTTTTCGGTGAGAGAGACAAGACAACTCGTACGCTATATAGCCTATCTTGCAGGCTGCTTCGGATCTATTACGAGACCGGGAATAGGTTGGTACCACGCCTACTTCCTTTTGTCGTTTTTTTGATTTTccactttctttttatttattttttattttttttaaacggttGGAGTTTActgaaattagaaaaaatatccTGGTAGGGAGTCACAATAATAACTTGGGCGTAGAAAAAGACCATTCAAAGTTCATAGAAcgagactaaaaaaaaaaaaaaagttcatagaACGAATCATTATGGCTTGCAATGAGAACCAGAGGTTGGTAACATCAGTAGGGAATGACCTTCAACGCTACATCATCTACCATTCAAAGTAAATAGGACGGATCATTATAGCATGCAATGCGAACCacaagtttataagatcaatagagaataattaattttgaaagccacattaTCTATCATTCAAAGTAAATAGGACGGATCATTATGGCATGCAATGCGAACCaaaagtttataagatcaataggcaataattaattttcaaagccACATCATCTACCATTCAAAGTACATATGACAGATCATTATGGCCTGCAATGTAAACTAGAGGTTGATATGATCTgtattcaatatttttctaaattttatgagatgaaATTGGCGgacatttttaaatttaaattaagaatgaaaaatcaaacctaAGTTAAATGTTAGGcatcaaaaatttatttaaacttaatcatagtaatttttctttttaaaaagttgCTTACAAGATGGGCAACATTAGTGGCTAGCTATATACTTTTTGGCCTCTAAAGGCCTTCTGATTCTGTCTCAAATTATGCAAAATGTGTAAaggatttcaaattttttatgaaaaaaaaaattgttagcaaAGGAGCCCAACCGAGGGTGTCCATCTAGCTAGTTGGGGccaatatttgattatttgCAAAGAGTAGGATTATTCATAGACCAAGGGACGCTGctggataaaattaaagttgccTAACTTTTGGTCCACAGCTATCTCCTAAATGTTCATCTGACTCATCTCCACATAAAAATGATCACTAATAAGCCGACCGGGAAAATAACGTATCATGGGGAATTATTATAGCAAAGCCTTTTTCCTCGACAAACCAATTATCCTCTGTGGCAATGAGCACATGGCCCATTTGGattagtttattatttattctaaaaaaaaattaaaatcaaaatcaaaatagaaaaaaactattaaaaaaatacaagggccataggggtggctgaaccacccccaaaggcctaGGGGTGGCAGGCCAccccttgtatttttttttttaatttttttattagtttttttctattttgattttgattttaaattttttaaaaaataaataataaactaatCCAAATGGCCATGTGCTCTTTGCCACAGGATTCATATGGACAAATTATGGAAATATATTGCATTCTAGcatttcccatatatatatatatatatatagatatatatatattcaaatgatTTGTAGGAGATAGAAAATCTGAACCACTATAAattggaaagtaaaaaatatatatatatatatatatatatatactatcaACTTGTTCCGAGCTAGGAAAACAAACTCATGTGCTTAGTTTTACTTTACAGTCTTTTTCTTTACAAtctagaaaagaaagaagacttTTATGTCTAATTTAAGTCGCTTCTTTAAGGGTGTGATTCAACAAACGTTAACTCTCTTTAAAGAATGAGGCAACTCAACCACACTTATAACttatttcttattcaattaaaataaaaaataaaaaatcatcttCATTGCCTGGTCAGCCTACACAAATTTTGACAGAATGTACaatcttccaaatttttggCTGCAGACAAATACATAATCATGGAGTGCAATCAGCACAACATTTTGGTGAATATATAGTACAGAGCTTGAGTCCAAAAGTACATCATTATTTTGCTTTAACCATTTACTGcctagattttatttttatcgtATCATGATTTGGAAAGCAACGTATACATTATTACAGTAAAATTTAATAAGAATCATGAAATAAAATTGTACGTGAGAATCGAATGCtttattacaaaaattaataacatattCTAACGACAAATGTTAAATTAATAGGACatgtgtaaaaaaatattatgtattttaataaataaaaaatcaatttaatgaACTAAAACGTAGGAATTTTCTCAAACCCTAAAGGAGAAAAATGCGTTTGTCCTTGTGATGTTTAATTTTCACGGGGCTGATTCATTGAAGCTTGTTTTGTGCAATAAAACACCATCCTAATCCACCGATTGTTAAGGCATTTGAATCATTTGATCGTATACTTGGATTCAAAGCCAGCTGAAGAACCAAGCTTAAAGACTCAGTATTCATGAAGATCCCATCAACTTTACTTTAAGCAACATATGAAATAATAAactatatatgatatatgtatgtatataaacGACCCCCAGCTTCCCCTTCATCTCCATCAATCAATCCCTCCATTGTTCTTCTCCCTTACTACTAAAAACTCTAACAAAAATGGTTATTTCCAGTACATATTCAAAGGTTTTCTTCGCCTTCTCCGTATGTCTATTTGCCTGTTCCGCATTTGCTCGAGATTTCTCCATCGTGGGGTATTCACCGGAGGATTTGACGTCCATGGATAAGCTCATTGAGCTCTTTGAATCGTGGATGTCAAAACACAGCAAAAGCTACGAGAGTATAGAGGAAAAGTTGCAtagatttgatatttttaagGATAATCTGGAACACATCGATGAGACGAACAAAAAGGTTAGTAACTATTGGCTTGGATTGAACGAGTTTGCAGATTTAAGCCATGAAGAGTTCAAACAGATGCATCTGGGACTCATCAAGCCTGAGTTGCCTAAGAAGAGGCAATCCCCACAAGAATTTAGTTACAGAGATGTCGTGGATTTGCCCAAGTCTGTGGATTGGAGGAAGAAAGGTGCTGTCACTCATGTCAAGAACCAAGGCTCCTGTGGCAAGTATCTTTAAACTATTGTTTATATTATGCATTTactatttttgttaattttcattcaaaatcaTTAACTATTTACTCACATTTACTATCCCAATTGTCACTATTGTTGATCATCTGAATCCCATGTTCCTGTATAAATATAGTTGGATTgttctattaaaataaaaaaatgagtaggCTTGGTGGGCCCTTTGGTCAATTTGAATCTTAATTTCTAGTCGTATATCATTAATAATGCAGCAGAATTGAGAAGAAGTTGGTGAATATGATGCAGGTAGTTGCTGGGCCTTTTCAACCGTAGCAGCAGTAGAGGGCATAAACCAACTTGTTACAGGAAATTTGACTTCTCTGTCTGAGCAAGAGCTAATTGATTGTGACAAAACCTACAATAATGGCTGCAATGGGGGCCTCATGGATTATGCATTTGCCTACATTGTCTCTAATGGTGGAATTCATAACGAAGCAGACTACCCTTACCTCATGAAAGATGGCACTTGTGAGATGAAAAAGGTGCGTACAAAACTCATTATCTTGGGCCGGCCTGTGACAGTTTTCACAGAAGCCCATTTTTCGAAACTTACATATTGGGCCTTTGACAGAAAAAGGCCGTCCGGTCTATTAGAGCTTATTGAATTGTAGGCAATTCAAGTGCGCGGGCCAAGATGTCACTAGTAGCAAAAAGTTTGAGGCCCACATGCCCAAGACAAACGGTCTCCTTGCCTGCCCTCTTTGTGGAGTTGCCCGAATGATTTGCAAATTGCAAGGAATCCAAATCCATCTAAAACATTAGATTCGTAAAATTGATTGTTTACGACCAAAAGTCTAGCAAAAAATGGCCCACTCAGCACATTGAGAGCATGTGTGGGATCACgtttaagaaataaagtttttgagtcaaaaaacgtttttttttttttttttttccaaaagcttcatttttaagcttttgtcaaaagtatatttttgtcatttttaggctttttttactcttaaaaacgctttcaattatttttatcaaacgtgtatttttttcttcaaacgaactttttaaatattaagcGCGcttttaagctcctcaaacgtatacccaaacagaccctaagttTGTTAAGATTAGATTTGCACGATATGATCttattattgatttaattcatattttgatgCAATCTGCAATCTGGTAAGTATGCTAACAATCAAGCTATTAacatttaacatatataaattgCACATCAAGTTTACTTAATTTGatgatttattatttcatttcgttccttttatttttttactaaaatcaaaattagttttaaaattctACAAATCTCCAGGCACAATTGGACGTAGTGACCATCAGTGGCTACCATGACGTACCCGAGAACGATGAAGAAAGCCTCTTGAAGGCACTTGCGAACCAGCCCCTGAGTGTGGCTATTGAGGCTTCTGGCAGAGCCTTCCAATTCTACAGTGGTGTAAGCTTTCTACCAATTACTAtaaccaatttttaaaattctacaaattatttatgaattataATTACATATATGTAACGACTTGTACATATGAAGCTGTAATATATTAAGAGATCGATTTGAACTTGCAGGGAATCTTTGATGGCCGTTGTGGGACAGAGCTAGATCACGGTGTAGCAGCCGTTGGATATGGGACATCAAAGGGTTTGGATTACATCCTTGTGAAGAATTCTTGGGGACCAAAATGGGGAGAGAAAGGTTACATAAGGATGAAGAGAAACAATGGGAAGCCTGAAGGGCAATGTGGAATCTACAAAATGGCTTCTTATCCTaccaaaaagaaatagaaggaagggatatatataatatatatataacgaaagAAATATTGGTTCTATTTTAGAATAATGAAACGCCTTGTGCTTTTAATTTgcttttaatttggtttttcgACATCCATAAAGAAACAACGTCGTTTCAAAGTTTTTATTTAGAGAAACCCGATGTGATAATTCATAAtttgccaaaaaacaaaatcattaataaGCAATTTCACTATTACCAATTGTCACAAGGATCTTGATAAGCTCTTGTTGCATAAACATAAAGAGACGTAAAAGTTCTACGTACTAATAGATCAGTGACTATGTACGTAGCAAATGTACAAAGAATTTCATGCACCTTGGGATTCCATTATTAATTCCATACCAATTCCATACGACCGACAGTTTTCTACAAACTAGAACTTTGATTTGAAAGATCTGCTACAAATTCAATTTCGATCTCAATCACACAATAAATTAATCGATCATATATCACTCCAGCATGACAcaagagggagaaagaaagcCCTAATTAATCGTGGTTTTGACAAAAACACAAACGTAGTACTAAAGATTAGAGTTAACGGAATGATCAGCTTCATTCGGAGAAATAGACACGACACTCGAACCCTTAAGATATTTCCACAGACACGGATTATTTGGTTCTTCATCATCGTTCTCGTTCTCCTCTAATGATCTCCCCGTTGTTTCACGCGTGAAAAACAATGTCACCAGCAATCCCGTAATGCAAACTCCGGCGAGAATTACCAATGAGGCAGTCATTCCGATTGCTTTGGGATAACCCTTCTCCTTTTCATTATGTGAAGCCCACAAAAATCCAACTGAACCAATAATTGCCCCCACCTTCCCAGCAGCCCCAGAAATGCCATGACATGTTGATCTAAATCTTGCTGGAAAAAGCTCAGCGGGGACTATGAAGGTGGTGGTATTTGGTGCGAAATTTGCGAAGAAAAAGGTTAGGCCGTAGAGCTTCATGAAACCCACGTTGGTGCTACCTTTCCATTTCATAGAAAGGTAAATAAACCATTGCCATTAAGAGAAAACCCATCATTTGGATTTTGACTCTACCAACACGATCGATGAAATAGACGGTGAACCAGTAGCCTGGGATTGTAGAACAGGCTGTCATAATTGCTTGGAGTTTTACAATTTCATAAGCCTCTTCATAGGCGTTCATTTTTGTTGGCTCGGACAGATAATGTTCGTATATCCTAGACTGGAAGAGGTTGCTGCTGTAAAACACAATGTCGAGAAGAAACCATGTGCAGGAACAAGCGAATAAATCAAGGCCATGACGACGAAAGAATTTCTTCGATAGGACGGGATAGGGCGGTGGACTTGGTGGCGGCGGGTTCTCTTCCGGAATCTCTTCCATTGATACTTCCAACACTTTCTCCGTGTCCTTAGCCGCTTGGAGGAAATTTTGCTCCACCAAAGCTGTATATCTGGGATTAAAACATtacataattataaaaaaaaactgattaaTTATACCAAATATTAAATATCCGTTAGAATCAACAccaaattgaaattaaattgtaattaacTACCTGGCAGTTTCGGGCATCATCATACGCCAATAAAGTGTTACTCCTGCTGGAATAGCACCCAGCATCAGAATCAACCTCCATGCGATATCAACCTCCTTGGGCGTCGGATCATTTACAATTCCGGGCGATGTGTGCTCAAATATCTTGCAAACCACCATCGTGACGGTGGAAGCAGCCAACATCCCGAAGCCCTGCATCGAGAAAACCGCGGCTATAAACGCTCCACGTGTCTTCTTGTTAGCAAACTCCGACATGATGGTAGCCGACAAGGGGTAGTCCCTGACTCCCCACCAATCCCCAATCCCAGCAAGAACCTGAACATCCCGAGACTCACCAGAACACAGCCCCTCGTCGTACATATCGAAAACCCACATCCTAAAGAGCCGAGCACCATGATCATCAACGCCAGACCGTACACGCGGCGCCTCCCGATTCGGTCGCCAAGCCTGCGAAGACCACCTGGCCAATCGCGGTCCCCAGAAGTGCGATGCACACCATAGTCGATACGACCACTGGTGGGACTATGTACTCCTTGGACTCTGGCTCGTTCTCGTAGTGCATACGTCCGATGAGCGCCATGATCGGAGGGATGCAGAAGAGGCCCATTCCGGCTATGACGATGGCCTTGAAGTGGTATAACTGAGTTTTCGCAGAGTCGAGGGCTGAAAGAACTTTCAACGCCATTCTTGGAAAATTTCAGTCCCACTACTCCACACCATGTGAGAGTCTGAAACTGCCCGATCTCCGTCTCTTAATAATGTGGAGTACGGCTTGCACGTTGAATAGCTCCAGGTCGTCTCCTAGATGGTGACACAGAGTTGACCGTTGACAATACGTTTCCCTGATTCTACGAATATGCGGATCGCGTATCTTACATTATTGTGTatttaataaaacttaaaaTCGCTGTTTGGTTCTAGGGGAACGAACAAGGTAGGTACGATGACCTAATTATATATCACTTTCATTTCGTGTGCAGATGTTGcctgttttcttgttttattttatttattttttgaggggGTTTGACTTTTGCAATGTAGTTGTATTGGTACGGAGTAATAATCATTTTGATtcctttaattaaattaaagtaaatatttgtatttagaaaaatgatttaaaatgtTTACAGGTCAATTggttttttattcttcttttttaaaattttgttttgtttttcttaatacCACGGCCAGTGAACGACCAACGATGTGATGTATCGTTTTGGAAGTAATTAaatgtcctttttctttttcttttttttttaatgatgggGGACAAATGGTCCAAATTAAAAAcgaatgagaagaaaaaatgttaaagagGATGAAACAAATGTAAGAGAGTTAAATGATTCATCAGACTTAGCGAATTATTTTGGTCTGCGTGTCATCAAACAAGTCGGCATTTGCACGTGTCGCATGATTAGGGAATTGTTAGCTAAAATCGTTTAGGTTCAATATTTTAGTGACTCAGCAACAGCTAGAATCTCCCGTAGCTCTATATAAAAATTATCACAAGCCTATTATATACCACAAGCATGTTTTCTTCAGACTTTAGAGCACTTACATTTGGCttaagaaaattgttaaaatgtagcaattttttttttttttttaaaagacttcatagtttaataaaatgactGAAGATTTATTAAGATGCTACTGTGCTCAATAAATTTCTTGAATACGTAGCTTAACAAAATTTTAgctatattaataataataataataataaaatattagcccataaaaaataaataaaacataaaactaaacaTTAGCTCCTCATAAATTAATAGCTAATGTtaatttatgaagaaaaaaggaTTGGGCAGGGGACGATTTTAACCAAACATTTGGTGGGCTCGGCCCGGTGACTAGACGAGACATCTTAATTTGTAAGCAATCATGCAGGCTGCTTGAGAAGTTGAGATCTATTACGACAACTGGAATAGGTTGAATAGGTAGTGGACACACCTACCTCGTCTGTTGTTTTTATGATTCCTAAAGACTAAGGTACCATTTTCATCTTTAGGCAAATTATAGGTATctcttgtgataaaaactaaacattaagaagtaaaaaattaaaaaattaaagcacgggaaaataagatatttaacccaaataattaatcaattaacgattatattttattaacgAAATATCAGCTGATTTGGTTAAAGATTA encodes the following:
- the LOC132189798 gene encoding cysteine protease XCP1-like, which codes for MVISSTYSKVFFAFSVCLFACSAFARDFSIVGYSPEDLTSMDKLIELFESWMSKHSKSYESIEEKLHRFDIFKDNLEHIDETNKKVSNYWLGLNEFADLSHEEFKQMHLGLIKPELPKKRQSPQEFSYRDVVDLPKSVDWRKKGAVTHVKNQGSCGNCWAFSTVAAVEGINQLVTGNLTSLSEQELIDCDKTYNNGCNGGLMDYAFAYIVSNGGIHNEADYPYLMKDGTCEMKKAQLDVVTISGYHDVPENDEESLLKALANQPLSVAIEASGRAFQFYSGGIFDGRCGTELDHGVAAVGYGTSKGLDYILVKNSWGPKWGEKGYIRMKRNNGKPEGQCGIYKMASYPTKKK